The genomic interval GACCCCTCCCGCTCTGGAGATtggccaatccctagtgtccatgACCATCAGGTGGAGGCATCTTCCACCCACCTCCCATTTATGGAATGTAACTTCTAACGGTCTCCTTCAGGTCCCCTGGTTTCAAGGAAGAGGAAACTTATTCCACTTCACAGGGCCTCCTGCATCCTCCTCCCCCCCATTACCCAAGACCCCTCCCCTTAACTATTGGCAACCAAGCGTAGAAACGATGCAGAATTATAGCGAAGGTTGACAGCAGGATTAATTCACGAGTGCTGcaggaaaagagaaggggaagaaaatcaGAATATAAGGAGAAACTTTTACTGTAAATAAcctatttttcttccctttcagcccccacaggcagagaaagacagagagagaatcccCCCATTCCAGGGAGCAAAAGGCTGCGATTCTTCATGTGAACAAGGAAGATGGGGCTAAGATGGGGGGCAGCAAAGGGGGGAGCCTGGGGTCACAGGGCCAGAAATTGTGTGAACTGTCAcaaggagaaggggggagggtCAGGAGGAACAGCCGGTCAAGGGTCCAACTAACAAACCCAAAGGAGTCTGCAGGATCACCTGGGACCAGGGGGGGGGGCTAGGGGGGGTGAAGAGATATTGTCCAGGCAGGTTTTCTTTAAAGAAAGGAACAATtgagaaattaaagaaaaataccCATAATTTATAGGAGGGGctgagaagagggaggaagaggagaaactcACCTGCAGGTGGTTGGATGGGAATtgctggaaggagaaaaagagccaATCAGGACCCTTCATGGGCTGGAGGACTCACAGCGACTCCTTCCCCTCCAATAACCCATAATAGGTTGCACATTCTCTCCATAATAGCCCCTCCAAGAACAGAGGTTCCCCAAAATACTTCTCCCCACAACCCCTCCCCACAACCTCTCCTCCAGCCCCAGAGACTCACCTTTCTTGGCCTTCAGGTAGGAGAAGAGCCCCACAGCCAGGAAGGCCACTCCTATCACAGCCCCCATAATCCCCGTCCAGATTTTGGCCCTGGCAGAGCGGGAGGAACGGGGCtctggggaaggagaaggagcctCACCTGAGCAGGAGGATCGGGCCCACCTTCCCCCAGGAGGGTCCATTCTGGCTCCCACCACCACAGAGAGGGTCTCTCCCCCTTCTCAGGGCAGGACAGGTTCCAGGAGGGGTGGGAGCGGAGGGACTTACCCCACTGGACGGTGATGGGGGCCTCCAGGCTGGCGTGCTCCACCTTGCAAGTGTAGATGTCCCCCCGCTGGGGCTGGGTCTCCAGCATCACGTGGAGCTGGTAGGTCCAGTCTCCGTTCTGGAGCACCTCCCCAAAGGCCACGCCCTCCTTCTCCGGCTGGCCGTTCTTCAGCCACTGGACCTCGATCTCCATGGGGTAAAAGCCGGTCATTATGCAGAGGAGGATGGTGTTGGGGGAAGTTGGGTCCATCTTGGTGGGGGAGATGGTGACGGTGGGCttggctggagggagggaggagaaggaggcacaTGAGAGACACAGGAGGGCCCAGAACAGAAGACCCAGTGGGTTGGTTCAGGCCAAGATCCCTTTTCACGCCTGAAAAAAGTATTTTGTGTTTTGAGTCATCTTCCAAGGTAGATTGAAGCAAGAAATGAAAAggggggtaataataataataataataataataataataataataataataataataatttattagatttgtatgccgtccctctccgaagaccctctCCTAAATCCTTTGTGATTGGGATCAGTTGCAGTCCCCAAAAAAGAATTCCCGAAAGAGGCAAGTCTGACAGGGATAAATGCTGGAAACGCCCAGAGGTGGAAGGAACCTTCTGCCAGATGTGGTGGACGTGGAAAGAAATAACGCAGGAGACGGAAAGGACAGACGTAGCACGAGTCGGAGGATTCCTGGGATCTTGTTGAAAATGAAACCACACTTTTAATTTTGGTGTATTACCAcaacatttgttcatttgtttagtaaatttatctatttattaaattcatttgCGAAAGTGACCACGACTGACCCAAAGCCTTACAAACACTCTCTGAACTGTGACTGTCAGATGCTCTTCAGGAGTCCAGGAGAATCTCCAGAATTGCCAACTGGGTCTCTGGGACAATGCAACTCCACCC from Erythrolamprus reginae isolate rEryReg1 unplaced genomic scaffold, rEryReg1.hap1 H_33, whole genome shotgun sequence carries:
- the LOC139155606 gene encoding rano class II histocompatibility antigen, A beta chain-like, with the protein product MDPTSPNTILLCIMTGFYPMEIEVQWLKNGQPEKEGVAFGEVLQNGDWTYQLHVMLETQPQRGDIYTCKVEHASLEAPITVQWEPRSSRSARAKIWTGIMGAVIGVAFLAVGLFSYLKAKKAIPIQPPAALVN